The nucleotide window TTTGTATCTGACGGACCTGCGAGAGGGCTTGGCACATATGTTCGAGATGATGATGCGCGTTTCGCTGATCACGCGAGAATTGGCCCAGAGGGCTTCAAGGAATTCCACCGTTCCTTGCTCAAGCTGGTTGGCAATGTCGATATTTCAGTCACCATGGATATGGAACAAGGTGACTGGCTCGCGTTGCTCTGTGTTTTGAAAGCAACAAAGCGGGGCACGGACATGAAGGTGCAGACGACTGGAACCATTTTCATCAAAGTCGCAAACGGGCAAATCATTGAGGCCTACAATCACTTTGATTTCATGAGCCTTTTTGGACAGCTGGGCCTGCTGCCTGAAAACACATTCGGTGAATGCCTTTGTGGAGAGCGCATCGGCGTTTAAACAGCACGCGCGCGAAGGCAAAAGACAGTTGAGAACCTTCTCTTGATGGCAAGAGCCTTCGGGCGCTTTTTCTTGGCCTTGCCGTAACAATCCGCTATGTCAGCCGAAACAACGATGTTTTCCAGGCTGCTCGCATGAATGATATTGCAAACGACACGGATACAGGCGTTCCGGCGCTCCTGCGCAACGTGCCTTCCAGTGTTGACTTTAAAAAACTGCGCAAGCGCCTGCTTCGTCAAGCGCGCGAAGCGATCAGCGATTTTGGAATGCTGCCCGCTGAGGCCTCGCAGGAAAAGCGCCCGAAATGGCTTGTCTGCTTGTCCGGCGGCAAAGACAGTTACACACTTC belongs to Roseibium porphyridii and includes:
- a CDS encoding ester cyclase, which gives rise to MSEKLEVVKSWFERVWAQEDEGAIEELFVSDGPARGLGTYVRDDDARFADHARIGPEGFKEFHRSLLKLVGNVDISVTMDMEQGDWLALLCVLKATKRGTDMKVQTTGTIFIKVANGQIIEAYNHFDFMSLFGQLGLLPENTFGECLCGERIGV